One segment of Chitinispirillales bacterium ANBcel5 DNA contains the following:
- a CDS encoding BON domain-containing protein, protein MAQEQQKLKEKIQQQLFWDARLDSSAISIETVDGKVRLSGTVPSYWARQIAEYDTRAVKGVNDVENELSVMLPSGKDVPQDATIQSSVSSLLAFDQRVDDSDIEVRVENGEVMLDGTVPSLWQKEKAEEIALNIDGVTLLINRLAVVPTRFYVDELIARDIEAALDRHADVNVNNVDVQVSEGNVVISGTVPHFSAFKTAQDIAKYTDGVISVKNNLIIEAP, encoded by the coding sequence ATGGCTCAGGAGCAGCAGAAGTTAAAGGAGAAGATACAGCAGCAGCTTTTCTGGGATGCACGTCTCGACTCATCTGCCATAAGTATAGAAACAGTGGATGGAAAGGTTCGCTTAAGTGGCACAGTTCCTTCATACTGGGCACGGCAGATCGCAGAATATGATACCAGGGCGGTAAAGGGAGTTAATGATGTAGAAAACGAACTTTCAGTGATGCTGCCCTCTGGCAAAGATGTTCCACAGGATGCCACCATTCAAAGCAGTGTAAGCAGTTTGCTTGCCTTTGATCAGAGAGTGGATGATTCAGATATAGAGGTACGGGTAGAAAATGGGGAAGTGATGTTGGATGGAACAGTGCCTTCACTGTGGCAAAAAGAGAAAGCAGAGGAGATCGCGCTTAATATAGACGGAGTCACCCTCCTTATAAACAGGCTTGCTGTTGTTCCTACGCGCTTTTATGTTGATGAGCTTATAGCACGGGATATAGAGGCAGCGCTGGACAGACATGCGGATGTTAATGTAAATAATGTGGATGTACAGGTGTCCGAAGGCAATGTGGTGATCAGTGGGACCGTTCCCCATTTCAGTGCATTTAAAACTGCTCAGGATATCGCTAAATACACCGATGGTGTTATTTCAGTTAAAAATAACCTGATTATCGAAGCACCTTAA
- a CDS encoding BON domain-containing protein, producing the protein MLYSNEETKKRIVDQLFWDSRVDASEVLVEVSNGAVHLYGTVPTAYARESAESDVWAVPGVKVVENRIAVRLDQPAAPPRAELRDNIRNIFDWDTALSGEDIVISVDNGVVTLEGAVGSYWQKKRAEELAKHVAGVILVDDRLGVTPKHDLNDEIIAEDIIDALDRNIDIDIDMIDVMVEEGRVRLSGKVPDWAAYKAANTIVQYTAGVTDLQNDLVIAPDSY; encoded by the coding sequence ATGCTTTATTCTAACGAAGAAACCAAAAAGCGAATAGTCGATCAGTTGTTCTGGGACTCAAGGGTAGATGCTTCCGAGGTGTTGGTTGAAGTGTCCAACGGAGCGGTGCATCTCTATGGAACCGTGCCCACTGCCTATGCCAGGGAATCTGCGGAGTCTGATGTGTGGGCTGTACCAGGGGTTAAAGTGGTTGAAAACAGAATCGCTGTTCGGTTGGATCAGCCTGCTGCTCCGCCCAGGGCTGAACTCAGAGATAACATACGAAATATTTTTGACTGGGATACTGCTCTCTCAGGTGAAGATATAGTGATCTCGGTAGATAATGGGGTGGTAACACTTGAAGGGGCGGTGGGATCGTACTGGCAAAAAAAGAGGGCTGAGGAGCTGGCTAAACATGTGGCTGGTGTTATTCTGGTAGATGATCGGCTGGGGGTTACACCAAAGCATGACCTTAATGACGAGATTATTGCTGAAGACATAATTGATGCTCTGGACAGAAATATCGATATCGATATCGATATGATCGATGTTATGGTTGAAGAGGGGAGAGTGCGCCTCAGTGGCAAAGTGCCTGACTGGGCTGCTTATAAAGCTGCAAACACTATTGTACAGTACACTGCGGGAGTAACTGATTTGCAAAATGATCTTGTCATTGCGCCCGATTCCTATTAA
- a CDS encoding ester cyclase yields the protein MSDHAALHRAVFDAISSHDFDKLRELYHADTVYMVGDGVKRQGVNVPVDAARMFTGAFPDLTITIGNQYLPDEDVSIIEYTFSGTHKGDLEGIRATGKKIAVVACSIIVARNGKIVSESDYYDTMALMSQLGVTATR from the coding sequence ATGTCTGACCACGCAGCACTCCACCGTGCGGTCTTTGATGCCATTTCATCTCACGATTTTGATAAGCTTCGGGAACTTTATCACGCTGATACCGTCTACATGGTCGGTGATGGGGTGAAAAGGCAGGGAGTGAATGTTCCTGTCGATGCTGCCAGAATGTTCACGGGTGCTTTTCCCGATCTGACCATTACCATAGGGAATCAGTATCTACCAGACGAGGACGTTTCTATAATTGAGTACACGTTTTCCGGAACACACAAAGGCGACTTGGAAGGCATCAGGGCTACAGGCAAAAAGATTGCAGTGGTTGCTTGTAGCATAATAGTGGCTCGTAACGGCAAAATCGTTAGCGAAAGCGACTACTACGACACTATGGCGCTCATGAGTCAGCTTGGTGTTACCGCTACCAGGTAA
- a CDS encoding potassium channel family protein, whose protein sequence is MKLNRNDSKWPSGLKFTASFVRIFLRFLGLTFPAWGAILIAVVLLGLLFSAIEQHSMFDSLYFMFITSMTIGYGDITPVTPSGKILSVVGGILGILTTGIVVAVALQALKTSLGLKQSD, encoded by the coding sequence ATGAAACTGAACAGAAACGATAGTAAGTGGCCTTCAGGTCTAAAATTCACCGCCTCGTTTGTGAGAATTTTTCTGCGCTTTCTTGGTCTGACCTTTCCGGCCTGGGGAGCGATTCTCATTGCTGTAGTACTCTTGGGATTACTTTTCAGCGCAATCGAACAGCACTCTATGTTCGATTCCCTTTACTTTATGTTTATAACATCAATGACCATAGGGTACGGAGATATTACCCCCGTCACACCGAGTGGCAAGATACTTTCTGTAGTGGGCGGAATTCTTGGAATACTGACTACCGGTATAGTTGTGGCAGTGGCACTTCAGGCACTGAAAACCTCTCTCGGTCTGAAGCAGTCAGACTGA
- a CDS encoding peptidase MA family metallohydrolase gives MKTGNTTIVKAALLLICALQFLAFSFIRLEGYVPEQIKGERVEKEYVRIWQTLLPDTPLDTSELFITFYNHRRGVNYRVRLPEWGGGGAIGTDSIIIPVNRSPIMNMDFMQLTSHELVHIIVNRGFGRTYIPRWLHEGLAMVLSGEMPFEGQRLLSAAAWRGGLLSLDTIEYVNRFDASAAQLAYAQSHAAVLYLIEQYGIGGIEELLSAAYTRRGFPAALKTVYGLETLQYEAIVHDFINSRYRVTFLSDERLLWSLIVLLAITAIVVTRVRNRKKLREMEMQERAEVDGGGF, from the coding sequence GTGAAAACAGGAAATACTACTATAGTTAAAGCAGCCCTGCTTTTAATTTGTGCGCTGCAGTTTCTTGCCTTTTCCTTTATTAGGCTTGAGGGATATGTTCCTGAGCAGATAAAAGGAGAGCGGGTAGAGAAGGAGTATGTGAGGATATGGCAAACATTGCTGCCCGATACCCCCCTTGATACTTCAGAGCTTTTCATCACCTTCTATAACCACCGGCGGGGAGTGAATTACCGGGTCAGATTGCCCGAATGGGGTGGTGGGGGAGCAATAGGTACCGATTCGATAATTATACCAGTGAACAGAAGCCCTATTATGAATATGGATTTTATGCAGCTAACCAGTCATGAGCTTGTCCATATAATTGTAAACCGGGGATTTGGCAGAACCTATATCCCCCGATGGCTCCATGAGGGGCTTGCGATGGTGCTTTCGGGAGAGATGCCTTTTGAGGGGCAGAGACTGCTCTCTGCAGCAGCATGGAGAGGGGGGTTGCTTTCCCTGGATACCATTGAATACGTGAATCGCTTTGATGCTTCAGCGGCCCAGCTTGCCTATGCTCAAAGCCACGCAGCAGTTCTCTATCTTATCGAACAGTATGGGATTGGGGGAATCGAGGAGTTGCTCAGTGCCGCTTACACCAGACGGGGGTTTCCGGCTGCGCTAAAAACGGTTTATGGGCTCGAAACATTGCAGTATGAAGCGATTGTCCATGATTTCATCAACTCACGCTACCGAGTGACATTTCTTTCCGACGAGCGGTTATTGTGGAGTTTGATCGTTTTGCTTGCAATTACAGCTATTGTTGTAACACGGGTGCGAAACAGAAAGAAGCTGCGGGAGATGGAGATGCAGGAGAGGGCTGAAGTAGACGGGGGTGGTTTTTGA